In Candidatus Binatia bacterium, one DNA window encodes the following:
- a CDS encoding EI24 domain-containing protein, which produces MQRCDVCGDPDPARPCRRCGGRIARPDLLAPPHGGALAEAVNGLRLALRGARLTLYTPRLLLLVVLPIVLSVALFVTLVALIFEYREAMRPEFASAWPWGLDWLRGFVASAAEWLAVLAAIGVSAIATILLSQVVSAPFLEWLSQAVETIVVGQPDATPFSLARFWRTGVLPILQAAAMAVVQAFFGFFFLLLSLLAVTAPLAAVGGVWLVALTLADVAIARKGFPVRERFRRVRRSLFLYLGLALPFFLAPFLLPLGVAGATLAELRERNAERLRAAA; this is translated from the coding sequence GTGCAACGCTGTGACGTGTGTGGCGATCCCGATCCGGCTCGCCCGTGTCGCCGCTGCGGCGGCCGGATCGCGCGTCCCGACCTGCTCGCGCCGCCGCACGGCGGCGCGCTCGCCGAAGCGGTCAACGGTCTTCGCCTCGCGCTGCGCGGCGCGCGGCTGACGCTGTACACGCCGCGCCTGCTGCTCCTGGTCGTGCTGCCGATCGTGCTCAGCGTCGCGCTGTTCGTGACGCTGGTCGCGCTGATCTTCGAGTACCGCGAAGCGATGCGGCCGGAGTTCGCGAGCGCGTGGCCGTGGGGCCTCGACTGGTTGCGTGGCTTCGTCGCGTCGGCGGCGGAGTGGCTCGCCGTGCTCGCGGCGATCGGCGTCTCCGCGATCGCGACCATCCTGCTGTCGCAGGTGGTGAGCGCGCCGTTCCTCGAGTGGCTGTCGCAGGCGGTCGAGACCATCGTCGTCGGTCAGCCCGACGCGACGCCGTTCTCGCTCGCGCGCTTCTGGCGGACGGGCGTGCTGCCGATCCTGCAAGCCGCCGCGATGGCGGTCGTGCAGGCGTTCTTCGGATTTTTCTTCTTGCTGCTGTCGCTGCTCGCGGTGACGGCGCCGCTCGCCGCCGTGGGCGGCGTCTGGCTCGTCGCGCTGACGCTCGCCGACGTCGCCATCGCGCGCAAGGGCTTCCCGGTGCGCGAGCGCTTCCGTCGCGTGCGCCGCTCGCTCTTCCTCTACCTCGGGCTCGCGCTGCCCTTCTTCCTCGCGCCGTTCCTGCTGCCGCTCGGCGTCGCCGGCGCGACGCTCGCGGAGCTGCGCGAGCGCAACGCGGAGCGCCTGCGCGCGGCGGCCTGA
- a CDS encoding nuclear transport factor 2 family protein: MHDDEAAITRLIFAYAERLDAGDLDGVADLLADATFRSDARADGVHGRDAILRLYRDTVRLYENGTPCTKHVTTNVVVEVEPSRVEATARSYFTVLQATPELPLQPIIAGRYQDRFRKESGAWRFRERRILVDLVGDLRHHLKSALPAGR, encoded by the coding sequence ATGCACGACGACGAGGCGGCGATCACCCGCCTGATCTTCGCCTACGCCGAGCGTCTCGACGCGGGCGACCTCGACGGCGTCGCGGATCTGCTCGCCGACGCGACCTTTCGCAGCGACGCCCGCGCGGACGGCGTGCACGGTCGCGACGCGATCCTGCGCCTCTACCGCGACACCGTCCGCCTGTACGAGAACGGCACGCCGTGCACCAAGCACGTCACGACCAACGTCGTCGTCGAGGTCGAGCCCAGCCGCGTCGAGGCGACGGCGCGCTCGTACTTCACGGTGCTGCAGGCCACGCCCGAGCTGCCGCTGCAGCCGATCATCGCCGGGCGCTACCAGGACCGCTTCCGCAAGGAATCCGGCGCCTGGCGTTTCCGCGAGCGTCGGATCCTCGTCGATTTGGTCGGCGATCTGCGCCACCATCTGAAGAGCGCGCTGCCCGCGGGGCGCTGA